The following are encoded together in the Neomonachus schauinslandi chromosome X, ASM220157v2, whole genome shotgun sequence genome:
- the MSN gene encoding moesin, translating into MPKTINVRVTTMDAELEFAIQPNTTGKQLFDQVVKTIGLREVWFFGLQYQDTKNFSTWLKLNKKVTAQDVRKESPLLFKFRAKFYPEDVSEELIQDITQRLFFLQVKEGILNDDIYCPPETAVLLASYAVQSKYGDFNKEVHKSGYLAGDKLLPQRVLEQHKLNKDQWEERIQVWHEEHRGMLREDAVLEYLKIAQDLEMYGVNYFSIKNKKGSELWLGVDALGLNIYEQNDRLTPKIGFPWSEIRNISFNDKKFVIKPIDKKAPDFVFYAPRLRINKRILALCMGNHELYMRRRKPDTIEVQQMKAQAREEKHQKQMERALLENEKKKREMAEKEKEKIEREKEELMERLKQIEEQTKKAQQELEEQTRRALELEQERKRAQSEAEKLAKERQEAEEAKEALLQASRDQKKTQEQLALEMAELTARISQLEMARQKKESEAVEWQQKAQMVQEDLEKTRAELKTAMSTPHVAEPAENEQDEQDENGAEASADLRADAMAKDRSEEERTTEAEKNERVQKHLKALTSELANARDESKKTANDMIHAENMRLGRDKYKTLRQIRQGNTKQRIDEFESM; encoded by the exons ATTAATGTGCGTGTCACCACCATGGACGCAGAGCTGGAGTTTGCCATCCAGCCCAACACCACCGGCAAACAGCTGTTTGACCAG gtgGTGAAAACTATTGGCCTAAGGGAAGTTTGGTTCTTTGGTCTGCAATACCAGGACACTAAAAATTTCTCCACTTGGCTAAAACTCAATAAGAAG GTGACTGCCCAGGATGTGCGGAAGGAAAGCCCCCTGCTCTTCAAGTTCCGGGCCAAGTTCTATCCTGAGGATGTATCTGAGGAATTGATCCAGGATATCACACAGCGCCTGTTCTTCCTGCAAGTAAAGGAGGGCATTCTCAATGATGATATTTACTGCCCACCTGAGACTGCTGTGCTGCTGGCCTCCTATGCTGTCCAGTCTAAGTATGGCGACTTCAATAAGGAAGTCCACAAGTCTGGCTACTTGGCTGGGGACAAGTTGCTGCCGCAGAG GGTCCTAGAGCAGCATAAACTCAACAAGGACCAGTGGGAGGAACGGATCCAGGTGTGGCATGAGGAGCACCGGGGCATGCTCAG GGAGGATGCTGTTCTAGAATATCTGAAGATtgcccaggacctggagatgTATGGTGTGAACTACTTCAGCATCAAGAACAAGAAAGGCTCAGAGTTGTGGCTGGGAGTGGATGCCCTAGGTCTCAACATCTATGAGCAGAATGACAG ACTGACTCCCAAGATAGGCTTTCCCTGGAGTgaaatcagaaatatttctttcaatgACAAGAAATTTGTCATCAAGCCCATTGACAAAAAAGCCCCG GACTTTGTCTTCTATGCTCCCCGGCTGCGGATTAACAAGCGTATCTTGGCCCTGTGCATGGGGAACCATGAGCTATACATGCGCCGTCGCAAGCCTGACACCATTGAGGTACAGCAGATGAAGGCACAGGCCCGGGAGGAGAAGCACCAGAAACAGATGGAACG tgCTTTGCTGGAAAATGAGAAGAAGAAGCGTGAGAtggcagaaaaggagaaggagaagattgAACGGGAAAAGGAGGAACTGATGGAGAGGCTGAAGCAAATTGAGGAACAGACTAAGAAGGCTCAACAGG aactAGAAGAACAGACCCGCAGGGCTCTGGAGCTTGAACAGGAGCGGAAGCGTGCCCAGAGTGAGGCTGAAAAACTGGCCAAAGAGCGTCAAGAAGCAGAAGAGGCCAAGGAAGCCCTGTTGCAGGCCTCCCGGGATCAGAAGAAGACTCAGGAACAGCTG GCCTTGGAAATGGCAGAGTTGACAGCTCGAATCTCCCAGCTGGAGATGGCCCGACAGAAGAAGGAAAGTGAGGCTGTGGAATGGCAGCAGAAG GCTCAGATGGTACAAGAAGACTTGGAGAAGACCCGTGCTGAGCTGAAGACTGCTATGAGTACACCTCATGTAGCTGAGCCGGCGGAGAATGAGCAGGATGAGCAGGATGAGAATGGGGCAGAGGCCAGTGCTGACCTGCGGGCTGATGCCATGGCCAAGGATCGAAGTGAGGAGGAACGCACCACTGAGGCAGAGAAGAATGAGCGTGTGCAGAAGCACCTGAAG GCCCTCACTTCAGAACTGGCCAATGCCCGCGATGAGTCCAAGAAGACTGCCAATGACATGATCCATGCTGAGAACATGCGACTTGGCCGAGACAAATACAAGACCCTGCGTCAAATCCGGCAGGGCAATACCAAGCAGCGTATTGATGAATTTGAGTCCATGTAA